Proteins encoded in a region of the Zunongwangia endophytica genome:
- the fmt gene encoding methionyl-tRNA formyltransferase: MKDLRVLFMGTPDFAVEGLAKILEAGYNVVGVVTAPDRPAGRGRKLNQSAVKKFALTKSLPVLQPTNLKSEEFENQLKELNPNLQVVVAFRMLPEKVWKFPEYGTFNLHASLLPEYRGAAPINWAVINGEKTTGATTFFIDEKIDTGAIIKSKEIDIQATENVGAVHDRLMNMGAELIVDTLKLIENGEVKTILQNKEVELKPAPKLTRENTKIDWTKNTTTIYNLIRGLNPYPAAWCFFQNGDKMNVKIFDCEMILKEHKESIGKVSVENHQIKIAASDGFILVNEMQLPGKRKMRVKDLLNGLTLEEEAYML; this comes from the coding sequence ATGAAGGATTTACGAGTATTATTTATGGGAACACCAGATTTTGCAGTCGAAGGTCTTGCGAAAATTCTCGAAGCGGGCTACAACGTCGTTGGTGTGGTTACTGCTCCCGATCGACCTGCAGGGCGTGGTAGAAAATTAAACCAAAGTGCTGTTAAAAAGTTTGCGCTCACTAAAAGTTTGCCTGTTTTACAACCAACCAATTTAAAATCTGAAGAATTTGAGAATCAGCTTAAAGAACTCAATCCAAATTTACAGGTTGTAGTTGCTTTTAGAATGTTACCAGAAAAAGTATGGAAGTTCCCAGAGTACGGGACTTTTAATTTGCATGCTTCCCTCCTACCCGAATATCGCGGTGCGGCGCCCATTAACTGGGCTGTGATCAATGGCGAGAAAACTACTGGAGCAACAACTTTTTTTATTGATGAAAAAATAGATACGGGTGCGATTATAAAATCTAAGGAAATAGATATCCAGGCAACAGAAAACGTAGGAGCAGTTCATGATCGCTTAATGAATATGGGGGCTGAATTAATTGTAGATACCTTAAAATTAATCGAAAATGGTGAAGTAAAGACCATTTTACAAAATAAAGAGGTAGAACTGAAACCCGCTCCAAAATTAACACGTGAGAACACCAAAATCGATTGGACAAAAAATACCACAACGATCTACAATCTTATTCGCGGACTTAATCCCTATCCTGCAGCGTGGTGCTTTTTTCAGAATGGCGACAAAATGAATGTGAAGATTTTTGATTGCGAAATGATCCTGAAAGAACATAAAGAATCTATAGGAAAAGTAAGTGTTGAAAATCACCAAATTAAAATTGCAGCGTCGGATGGTTTTATTTTAGTAAACGAAATGCAGTTACCGGGAAAACGAAAAATGAGAGTAAAAGATTTGCTAAACGGTTTAACCCTGGAAGAAGAGGCCTATATGCTCTGA
- a CDS encoding HU family DNA-binding protein translates to MNKTDLIDAMAEDAGISKAAAKKALESFLGGIETSLKKGDRVSLVGFGSWSVSKRAAREGRNPQTGKTIKIAAKNVVKFKAGADLQKAVN, encoded by the coding sequence ATGAACAAAACAGATTTAATCGACGCAATGGCTGAGGACGCAGGAATTTCTAAAGCGGCAGCTAAAAAAGCATTGGAATCATTTTTAGGAGGAATTGAAACTTCTCTAAAAAAAGGAGATAGAGTTTCCCTAGTAGGTTTTGGATCTTGGTCTGTATCGAAAAGAGCAGCACGTGAAGGTAGAAATCCACAAACTGGAAAGACAATTAAAATTGCTGCTAAAAACGTAGTGAAATTTAAAGCTGGTGCAGACTTACAAAAAGCTGTAAACTAA
- a CDS encoding YqgE/AlgH family protein, translated as MIALKPSKGHLLIAEPSITGDVSFNRSVVLLAEHSDNGSVGFILNKVLDFTLKDLLPDLNVDFKIYNGGPVEQDNLYFIHRIPDLIPDSVEIADGIYWGGNFDAVTTLISQNLIDEKQIRFFLGYSGWDAEQLNIELDANSWIVVTNEDQKNVIERPYDSFWKDQMMQLGGEYVLWSNAPENPSYN; from the coding sequence ATGATTGCACTAAAACCCTCTAAAGGCCACCTTTTAATAGCTGAGCCTTCTATTACCGGAGACGTATCTTTCAACAGATCAGTCGTTTTGCTAGCGGAACATTCTGATAATGGTTCTGTTGGATTTATTTTAAACAAGGTGCTTGATTTTACCTTAAAAGACCTTCTCCCCGATTTAAATGTAGATTTTAAAATTTATAACGGGGGTCCCGTCGAACAGGATAATCTTTATTTTATACATCGTATTCCAGATTTAATCCCAGATAGCGTAGAAATAGCTGATGGAATTTACTGGGGTGGAAATTTTGATGCCGTAACAACATTAATTTCTCAGAATTTAATTGACGAAAAGCAAATTCGGTTTTTCCTAGGCTACTCCGGATGGGACGCTGAACAATTAAATATTGAGCTAGATGCGAATTCTTGGATTGTAGTAACTAACGAAGATCAAAAGAATGTAATCGAAAGACCATACGATTCGTTTTGGAAAGACCAAATGATGCAATTGGGCGGTGAGTATGTATTATGGTCTAACGCACCAGAAAACCCTAGTTATAATTAA